A window of Asterias rubens chromosome 22, eAstRub1.3, whole genome shotgun sequence contains these coding sequences:
- the LOC117305140 gene encoding lymphocyte antigen 6E-like, which yields MKAFYAVLLLAVCVARASALKCYTCTDCHLSGFLAIVENSAECSVFQGSCRKTVTGGVVSRGCATGVECEVTNLLAKCSKGAEDNCQICCDTDNCNGAVAAKGSLLGLALALVTAAFSRYL from the exons ATGAAGGCATTTTACGCGGTTCTTCTGCTGGCTGTGTGTGTAGCACGAG CATCGGCTCTGAAATGCTACACATGCACTGATTGCCATCTTTCTGGATTTCTGGCAATTGTCGAGAACTCGGCTGAATGCAGTGTTTTTCAGGGCAGCTGCAGAAAGACAGTGACTGGCGGCG TTGTTTCTAGAGGATGTGCAACAGGGGTCGAGTGCGAGGTAACTAACTTACTCGCAAAATGCAGTAAGGGGGCGGAGGACAACTGCCAGATCTGCTGCGACACCGACAACTGCAATGGCGCCGTCGCAGCAAAGGGCTCCCTCCTGGGTCTCGCCCTGGCACTTGTGACCGCTGCGTTCAGTAGGTACTTGTAG
- the LOC117305138 gene encoding uncharacterized protein LOC117305138: MAIPCDAGFHRICYSRFTDKQHILRVTQRMTKSREMVASSSACTGIWKRSLQPTPEIPLPSNHGWKMENGNLLINWMTLPPAPDSVMEFANCSGSCTKNKCSDTNTCTYCRTLFHVLISVSVPERTVTI; the protein is encoded by the exons ATGGCAATTCCGTGCGATGCAGGATTCCACCGCATTTGTTATTCGAGATTTACTGACAAGCAACACATTTTACGAGTAACTCAACGGATGACGAAGAGCAGAGAAATGGTTGCCAGCAGCTCTGCTTGTACAG GTATATGGAAGAGAAGCCTTCAACCCACTCCAGAGATCCCACTACCTTCTAACCATGGATGGAAGATGGAAAATGGCAACCTTCTCATCAATTGGATGACCCTTCCACCAGCACCAGATAGTGTCATGGAGTTTGCCAACTGTTCTGGAAGTTGCACGAAGAACAAATGCAGCGATACCAACACCTGTACTTATTGCAGAACACTGTTTCATGTATTGATCTCTGTAAGTGTGCCAGAGAGAACTGTAACAATATAA
- the LOC117305139 gene encoding uncharacterized protein LOC117305139 — MKAFCAVLLLAVCVARASAIYCYSCDVCYLSGVRSLAGNTTECSAGQDRCKKSVAGGVISRACAVESECGVSDSVAQCGGGVEDDCQICCDHDNCNGAVAAKGSLVGLTLALVTAAFSRYL; from the exons ATGAAGGCATTTTGCGCGGTTCTTCTGCTGGCTGTGTGTGTAGCACGAG CATCGGCTATTTATTGCTACTCATGCGATGTGTGCTATCTTTCTGGAGTTCGGTCATTGGCCGGGAACACGACTGAATGCAGTGCTGGCCAGGACAGATGCAAAAAGTCGGTGGCTGGCGGAG TTATTTCTAGAGCATGTGCAGTAGAGAGCGAGTGCGGCGTATCTGACTCAGTCGCACAATGCGGCGGGGGGGTGGAGGACGACTGCCAGATCTGCTGCGACCACGACAACTGCAATGGCGCCGTCGCAGCAAAGGGCTCCCTCGTGGGTCTCACCCTGGCACTTGTGACCGCTGCGTTCAGTAGGTACTTGTAG